The nucleotide window ATATACAGCCCCATCACCAGAAATGCGGGGTGTGGTAGCTCCTGAGCGTCACACAGTGCTTTCCCTCTTCATTTAAAGATCGCTTTTCTTTCTAAAGCACACAGACAAGCGTCATACAATATTGATTATCACAGAGGTATTAATAAGGCCTTCTTAGAGCTTGCTTTTGTCATGGAGATTAATGTGGTGGAGTAGTCTGGCTGACAGTACACTCTTTAAAGCCCGGTAAACCTGCATGCATTTACTCAAgaaacactcacatgcagccaatggaTATTTTGCACACTACAAGTAAATAGTGCACTGTCGTgaagtgggtgctcattggaagATAGATGAGCATACTAAAAGCAGAGTGCACCatacttaaataaaaatgtgtgtgaaaacacacacgACTGTCCTCAGACCTGCTTTGGATTCCAGCAGAAATGAAATTGTGCATTCTGCAAATGGAGGGGGATTAAAGTTGTTCTTCTATCATGAGTAATAAGCCGCCTGTTTTGGTGTGATTGTGGGACTCGGGGAGAGAATGAGCCACTTAAATCTTGTACCTTCTGGGAGGAAGAGAAAGTTAATTAAAGTATTCTTGGGTACTTCTTAATTAGTGCCTGAGAGAAGCGCAAACTGATGAGCAGAATTAACTTTAGTGAGCATGCTCCAGAGCAGAGCTGCTCTACCTCTGTCCTCCTTCACAGAGTTCCAGTCTCCCCCTGGCTTACTATGGTGGTAATCATGGAGGTAGGAGAAGTAGACGAAGCATCTTACTCCCCGTTGAGGGAATTTGTGAGCAAAAGAGTGTTCATCATCAATCCTTATTTGGCTTTCTGTGACTTTACTTCGATCAGTGTTGTTGGCTTGTTCGTTAGTGCCTCTTACCTCAGCATGTTGTTgtgtgtcattacattacagtatattaatgtCTACAATgacatacataggttactactgtatccatttatacagcaggatattcactgaggcagttgttGCTTAAGCACATTGcttgagggtacaacagcggtggcccagcagggaatcaaaccagcaaccccaagttccaagccctgctccttaccaccttGCCACATAGCTACTGCTAACAGTGACAGAATGACAGCAGATGTTGATGTGTTGATGGCACTGTTTCTTTTTGCAGGTGTTGGTGCTCTTGTCCCTTGCTGCCTGACGATCAACTGAAAGAAGGCTCCCAGTGAACATTCCCATCTGCTATCTGTTCCATCTCAGGGAGGGGAAATGGCCCACACAGAACAGGAAACCACACCCTTAGATGCTGTTCAATCCTGTAGTGCCATGAGCTGGCCACCATCGTGCCATTTTCTGATGTCTCCACGGATTTCAGTAGTGTTTTAAATAGGGTGGGGCGGGGAAGTCAAGGAAGGGTGTGCTCCACACCcttcatatattgttttttgCATACTTCCCAGTATTTCTGTCCCCCTGCTGGACCCCCTCCAGGGGGTCACCTCTCGTTGTATGTTTGTCCGAGGTGGCAAAACATGTGCATGGCTGCGGTGCGTGGAATGGCACGGCCGCTGCTGAAGTTCCAGCGTTACCTGCGCAGAAGGCCTCTgcgcctcctcttcctccttctcctctacCTCACGGCCGGGGGCTGCCTGCTCTTCATTCAGGCGGGCTTCACGGGTGGGGCTGTGGGCAGTGGACGGACAGGAGTGGGCGGCGATTCAGATGGGCAGAATCTGGGGTCAACTGGGATGGTCGTTAGGGACACCCGTGGGAATCTCAGGAGATTTGCCCCACCCTGGCTGATCCCTGCCCTCCAGACCCCCTCAGGTAGAGCAAGAGGCGGAAATACCACCAGCATCCGGAGCCGTGCCCTCAAGAGCCGAAACGGAAGGGATTCTGAGGGCAGGGGTGAGTGACTGAGGTCAGACTTGTACACTAGCACACTGCCTTGGGTGAAGTGAAGGAAACAGTGTCCAGTGATCACTGTCATCTCTTCCCAGTTCAAAGTCCTTCACCACCCTCCTCTCACTGTACTTACACTCCAGCTACACTTTACCCCTGGTACTGGTTTAATTTATCACTTTattactgcttttttttgtacGTACCCGTTTTTGGTGAAAAAGTGCCAGGTTTTAAAAGTTCAGTACAATGATTTGGTGAAAAAGTGCCAGGTTTTAAATGTTCAGTACAACGATCTCAGACTTAGTGGTGTTAACTGGTTGGAAGCTGTTGTTCTTACAGGAAGAAGATACTAGCATGAAGAACGTGTCACTCTCCACTCATTCAGCTAATTGGAGATGATGTTCTAAAGATTTCTAACAGATGTTCTTAAGTGCTTAATGTCCTGCCTCCATAGAACCATGCAGCATTGTCTATTTCTGGTGCTCATGTCCACAGCAATTACCCTCCAACAAAGCAAACCGGTGTTGGAGGTGCTGCAGGAATGCCAGAGCAGTGAGGAGAAGCAATCACCAATGTACATGCAATCATAGTGAGTCATGCTCATGACAAAGCAAGATGGTAATAATTGTAGctcttaaaaaaagagaaatatacTCATTctattgaaaataatatttgttactttgattcattttatttcatagcattttgcttttttgggcATCCTTAATGGTGGTAGAGTAGCAAATGACTCTTCCTCTCTGAGGCAGTGTgacaaaggaaggagagagcaaAGTATGATGAAATTCATGATGCATTTGTCCTCATTACCGCCAGAGCGCTGGGGCTAATCTTGGCTTGGCTCCGGGCAGAACCTTGCATCATTATACCGACCTAAATGAAGGAGTCATATAAGGCGGAGACCCTGCACAGGCTGTGAAAGCTCATTCTCTGCAGCTGAAGCTAACACTGTTACCGTAATATCAGTTTTTTAGACTATGCTGTTACAGTCATGTCATCTTTTAGCATACGCTTTTACTATAAAGCCAGCTCTCACCCTGCGCTGTAGTAATGGCAGCTCTTAGCCACAGGAATGTCAGCTAACATGTCAGATATGGTGTGTGACCAACCTCAACTTAACTAAGAGCACCCCAGACTTAAGgaatataatattaatgttagGGTCTCTCAAAACACAGGGCACTATATATGGAAGAAAAGGCAGATTAATTTTAAACCTACATGCTGAAGTGCTACAGTGAACTGTGTATTGTAAAATCAATTCTGCAGCTGTCGTTATGAAAGCAGCAACAATCAGCATTTTTAAGCACATGTTCCGTTAGGTTCATCCCCAGGGATTCATCTGCAAATAcattgaaagattttttttccagtcaacATGATAATGAAAAATCACAATGATAAGGTTGTGCACCAGACATTTTTAAGGGCGTTGTAAAGAGCACCTTGAGATGTCTGTTAATTGAGGCTAGGACAGAAGAGCTAacctgagctgtgctgtgactTCATTCTAGGTGAGGACAGGTCAGTGAGTGGGTTTTAATCGCTGCACCTATTCATCTTTCCAGCGCAGTACGTTGGATGCTATGTTGATGACACCCAGAAGAGGGCACTACGTGGAACCGCCTTCCTCGACTACAGGAAGATGACAGTGTTCCGTTGCCAAGACAACTGTGCTGAAAGGTACAGCacagtgcttctttttttcctttcttgggTTTAGTGACAGAATGAAGAAGCTGTTATGTGAGGCCAGCTGATGCCTCCCTCAAAGAAGaagaatgaatgtgtgagtCTGCTAAAGCTGCTCTGAGGGGATCATCTCAGGGCTAGAGGCAGAACTGGCATTGCTCACTGAGGGACATGTGAGGGTCAGCATGAGGTCACACCACGGTGTGAGGTCTAACTCTTACAAAAACAGTTTGCATGGTCCTGAAATGGAAACCTGAAGCTGACGTGACCTGCATACTTTactaaaagtgtgtgtgtgtgtgtgtgtgtttgtttgtgtgtgggtaggggtggggggtggggggcagtgaGATGAGGCTTGTGTGAAAATGctaataattacaaaaacagttaaaaattaTGTGTCTGTTCTGTAACCCCATATACTTGAATTCTGGCATCCATCTAACACttaggaaacaaacacaaatatgagCATATAAGACAGCATATTTTACTGGTAATAATGAAGTCAAACCAAGTCATATTCAGCAGCTTACATTTATCAAAATTATCTTATCCAAACCTCTCCTGTTCAGttaaacacagtgaaaaaataaataaatcctccCTTCAAGCTTGATATGTTCAGTGCCTGAAAAATGGTAATTGCCTGTATatatgtcattcattcaaaattttaaaattcaagatTTTGCCCAGATTTGCATGCCTTTGCATTCATAACCTTACATCCAGGAATGTTGAGCCTAACCTGAACCAAACCCAAATGCTGAAATACAGTAACAGCCCTGAACCAGCTCTAACCTCACATGTTCTGTTTGGTGCTGTCAGATTGCagagcatgcacacatacacacacacacaaagacatgcgcacacacatgcgcgcacacacacgtgcacacactccctctcatcCCCTGTTTACTGCCTGctcccccttcttttttttctttatctcttcctccctttctctcccattAACCATCAGatcatggaaagaaaaaacaaatctctcttttaagtctctctctctctcactcatctcTGTCCACCCACTCAGTGCACAGGAAGATAAATTAGAGGAAGTTTGCAGTGATAGACAGTGTATGAGCTTGCCTTGtcaagggtgtgtgtgtgtgtgtgtctctgtttctctctcatacatacatacacaaacacatacataaaaccCTGCTGCATTCCTGAATCTGTTGACAGCTGTATGTCATAAGTATTTGTCTTATATGATGTTTTCATCTACTGCAGATAGGAAATTCAGGTATAGCCCAGTCAACAAAGTCTGTGAGAACAAAGGTTATTTGTAATTAAGTTATACAGTGATACAGTGTTTCGTGAGACAATATCTTATGATCTCAAAACTATGAATGCAATGCTTAAAACAGTCTTGACATTTGTTGGGAAAAGTGTGACCAAAATTTCTGGTAATGAAGTGAGCCTATGGAAAATGTGTCTTTGTTAACCGAGgtcctctgtctccccctggtggctgGTGTGTCAGAGGCTATGCGTATGCAGGTCTGGAGTTTGGGGCAGAGTGTTACTGTGGGCACAGAATCCAGGGTTGGAATGCCAGTGATGGGGATTGTAATATGACTTGTAAGGGGGATAGGAGCATCATATGTGGGGGACCCAACCGCCTCTCCATCTACAGACTGGAGCTGAGCCAGGAGACCTCCATGCACTGTGAGTCTGATCTGCACACGTAATCAAACACGGCTCTAAGTACTGCACACGCTATCAAATAGAATGCTAACTACCTTGCACAACCAAACACCACTTGGGTTTATCCATAAGAGGTACAAATAACACTAATTCAGTTGATATTTGACACTGACAGTCTCTCAGAACTCATTTATCAAGCAATTACCCTATTGTCTTGTCACTTTTCAGGTCTAGGTTGTTGAAtttctgttgaatttttttgtttgtgtgttttgtttctatCTTTTCAGATGGAAGTGCTATCTTCAAAGGGTGCTTCAGGAAGCCAGACAACGAAACCCATGCTCTCCCCATCAGCATAGCCATGCAGAACATGACTGTGGACAAGTGTGTAGACCTCTGTACAGAGAAGGTGAATGATTGGACGAaagcatggtgtgtgtgtgtgtgtgtgtgtgtgtgtgtgtgtgtgtgtgtgtgtgtgtgtgtatgtgtgtgtgtgtgtgtgtgtgtgtgagagagagagagagagagagagagagagagagatgagcagaatgcacagcatttttcaGGGTTTTCTTGATGGTCTCAATGTCTGTTCTCCTAGGAGTGCCCCCTGGCTGTTCTAGGCGGTCAGCGCTGTCTCTGTGGGGTTCCCACCCCCCACTTCTCCCTACACGAGCATGAGGACGAGCAGCTGTGCCAACAGCGTTGCCCTGGAGATGAACTCCAGACCTGCAGCAACAACCAGTACTTCCTGGTGTACCAGACGCAGGTTCAAGGTCAGCTACACCTATGGGAACGGGGAACGGGTCGAACTGAAAGGCGGGATCTCTTTGAATGGGGTAGTGACTTAAGACTTAAGTTACTTTAAGGCCGTGGGTTCCAATCGCAGATGGGTCTTCCTGGATATGCCTCTTAGTGTGAGAAACAGTGTCCTGCTTCTGTCACACAGTGACTGAGCATAGCCCCCGCTGCTCTCTGTTGCACCACCACTGTGCGTGTCATGGAGCTTCCTGGCACTGACTCCCACGCTTTCACTTCCCAAAATGCACTTCAACAAGGTGTCGTAAGGCTGTTCACATGAGCCAGCTGACAGTCACCCAGTGATCCACAAAGTACACACTTCCTTCTTTGTCAATTTCTCAGTTTTCCCATTGTGTAATACATTCGGGTGAAGTGTCCTGTTGAAGGAGGATGCATGTCCATAGAGCATCAGGTGGTTTTGTGATCGGATACCTGCACTTTTAACCTGAGGGCtttgggtttgaatcccagtgTGGTGTTTCTGACGTGCTCCAGTGCAGTCAGTTGTATGTCATCAGTGTCCTCCAACAGTGTAAACATTGGAATGTTCTTGGATGAGGCTGTATGTAGTAATTGAATATATAACAATGTTGCACTGCAGGTGGTTAAAACTCTAAGTTCTACTCTAGAGGGCAGGATTCTGGTCCCTCTGACTTCACACACACTTCAAATGCTCTGAATGTTTAGTTACAGTTCAGCTACAGCTAATGTGTAGTGCTACACCATTTGTACATTACTATAGCCCTAGTTTAAGATGTCcattcctttttcctctctctcattctttcccaccatctgtctctcccccctctccctccctctctttgtccctctttctccatccctccctcccctcaacctccccctctccctcagacaCCCGCTGCTTGGACCGGCAGTTCGTTATGACTGGACCAAGGCGGCTAATTGCCCTGGCCAGCTTTCCTGGGGCGGGGAACACCTGGGCACGCCACCTTATTGAGCTGGCCACTGGATTCTACACTGGCAGCTACTACTTTGATGGTTCCCTCTACAACAAAGGTCAACATAGCTCATATTGCATTACCCTGGGGACAATGGGAAGTTCTCATATGGGAAAAATCTTCAgaaaatttttttcaaaatagtGTATGATGCAATTATTCACTGAATAAGTGTTATGGAAAATTATtagaaaatattgtaatattcaCTTATTCACTGACTACCACTGTACTATTGTACTACAGATTTCACaccaataaaatacattttattcctgTTAGTTCTTTTACACTTGTCAAAGTATTTTCAAtgaatcaaaactgaaaacgCTTAAATACTGCTACCTACATTTGATGGCAGATTACCAGCTTTGAACTGAATTTGATAATCCTTTTAAAACATCAGGGGGCTTCCTTGGGGCTTGCGGGTAAAAgaagtgtggctgtgtgggcaGGTTTTAAAGGAGAGCAGGATGACTGGCGAAGTGGCAGAACCATCTGCATTAAGACGCACGAGAGCGGCAGGAAAGAGATCGAGGCCTTTCATTCCAGCATCCTCCTCATCCGCAACCCCTACAGAGCCCTCATGGCCGAGTTCA belongs to Megalops cyprinoides isolate fMegCyp1 chromosome 5, fMegCyp1.pri, whole genome shotgun sequence and includes:
- the LOC118778399 gene encoding WSC domain-containing protein 2-like translates to MARPLLKFQRYLRRRPLRLLFLLLLYLTAGGCLLFIQAGFTGGAVGSGRTGVGGDSDGQNLGSTGMVVRDTRGNLRRFAPPWLIPALQTPSGRARGGNTTSIRSRALKSRNGRDSEGRAQYVGCYVDDTQKRALRGTAFLDYRKMTVFRCQDNCAERGYAYAGLEFGAECYCGHRIQGWNASDGDCNMTCKGDRSIICGGPNRLSIYRLELSQETSMHYGSAIFKGCFRKPDNETHALPISIAMQNMTVDKCVDLCTEKECPLAVLGGQRCLCGVPTPHFSLHEHEDEQLCQQRCPGDELQTCSNNQYFLVYQTQVQDTRCLDRQFVMTGPRRLIALASFPGAGNTWARHLIELATGFYTGSYYFDGSLYNKGFKGEQDDWRSGRTICIKTHESGRKEIEAFHSSILLIRNPYRALMAEFNRKYGGHVGFASQTHWTGKEWPEFVQNYAPWWASHTLDWLRFGRKVHVVHFEELKRNLFSQLRDMVLALGVQALEERLLCAEGQRDGNFKRSSLRKLEHDPYTPSMRATIDDLIRTVDGALRKRGLSGVPQEYRPR